Sequence from the Candidatus Dependentiae bacterium genome:
TCGTTCAGACAGAACAGATCGATCGGACAGATCAGAAAGACGTGGTTCACAAGATAATTCTCGTCAGCCTCGTCCTGATGCAACTCCATTGAAGGGTTCATTGCAACAGGCTCTTGAAGATCACATGCGTGATGGAAAAAAATAGGTGATATATGGTTGGTAATAGAACATATGCTATGATTAAACCACATGCTGTTCAATCGGCAAATGTGGGTAAGATCATCGATCGAATTGAGCGCGAAGGCTTTAAAGTTGTAGCGATGAAGAAAGTTCATTTTTCTTCAAAATTTGCAGAAATTTTTTATGCAGTTCATGCGCAAAGATCGTTTTTTCAGGAATTAGTTGCTGATATTTCTTCAGGCCCAGTTGTTGCACTTATCTTAGAAAAAGAAAATGCAGTTCAGGCGTGGAGAGATCTTATCGGTGCTACAGATCCAGAAAAAGCAGCAGAAGGAACAATTAGAAAGCAGTTTGGCGTAAATGTTGGTAAAAATGCAGTGCATGGCTCAGATTCTGATGCAAATGCAGCATTGGAGTCGGCATTAGTTTTTCCAGATGTAGCATAAGTTGACACCTTGAAACAAACAAAAAGGGGATTGTGGTTTTTATCACAATCCCCTTTTTGTTTGTTTGATAAGGGCTTTTTAAGGTCTTGGGTGTTGTTTTTTTTCTCAAATTGTTTCAGCCTGGCAATTTATTATGTATAATTGGTATAGTGCTAAGGAGAGTATTGAACGACCCGAAAAGAAATAAAAATGTTTTTAAAACATCACATTCTTTATTCTGTTTGTTTTGTTTGGTTGATATTGAGTTCCACAGTTAATGCCGCGTTTTATGGCGTTGTTACTCATGGATCTTATGGAAGAAATTCTTCGTGGTATCAGCCACCATCGTATGGTGAAGAAAATTTTTTTAGTGAGTTAGCAAAACAGGCTGAAAAACAAGGTGTTTCTGAATTGGTGTCATTTTCTTGGAGTGGCGACAGTGGTTTTCCAAAGCCAGCAGAAAAAAGCTTGAAAGAGCACCTGAGAGCAGCTGAAGATTTAGCAGATTTAATTCTTAAAAAAACTCCTGACATGCCTGCGTTTTATGTTGGGCATAGCAATGGTGGGGTTATCGGTATGTTGGCATCACATATGCTATTCAATCCTCATCATTGGCGAGGTAAAGAAGCTCCAAAATTGTTTAAAGATTTTAAAACTCCTTTGAGTAAAAGTGATCAACGGTGTAGAGTTCTTATTCAGCAAGTCGTTCTTGCTCGTCAGCAAAAATTTACAGCTCAAGATCCTCAGGTAAAAATTGGACAATTAATTTTATTGGCAACACCGCATAATAAATATTTGTATCAAGCAAATATGGCAGTTGTTGGTACTGTTTCAGCGATTTCTTCTTTGGGTGATGGGGTTGCAAAAACATTTTCAGGGTCTTCCAGGATGTATGAACCAGCGAAAGATTCTTTAAATGTGAGAATTACTCTTCAAACGCATAATTTGGGAAAAGTTCAGCCATGGCATACCGGATTAATGACTATTGCTGTAGCGCGAAGCATTTTAACTATTGCGCGAGATGCTGTAAAAAAGCTTCAGCTTAATCGTCATGCATTAGATACTGTTTTGGGTGTTGATGTGTTGATCGATGATGCGGGAGCAGATCCTTCTATGGCGATTATTAAAAATATAAATCGTACACCGTTTAAGCCATCTGGAAGTGGTTTGTAGCGATAAATAAAAATGACGATAAGGGTTGTTTTTTTAAGTGTATTTATTTTTGTTGCGAGCTGTTTGCATTCAGTGATTATTGTGGTGCATGGGACTTTTGCGTCTAATGAAACATGGTATCGATCGAATGGTGATTTTGTACGAGCGATTCGTGATAGCATGGCTTTTCTACCTGACGATGATAGTTGTAAAAATGCATCCATCGTTTCGTTTCGGTGGTCTGGAAATAATTCTGGAGCAGCACGGTTAGAGGCTGCAAAAGAGTTATTGAGTCTTATATTGAGCTATCCGCCTTTCGAGCCGATTGTGTTGATTTTACATAGTCATGCTGGAAATGTGGGTGCGCTGGTAACAAATTTGTTGGTCAATCCTCTGGTAGCGCAAGATCGCTCATTTGGTATTGATAATGTGGCATCATTGAATAAGTATATTGCTCGATGTTCTATCGCGTGTGCAGATCCGTTGATATCTATCGATGAGATCGTTCTAACACTTAATGAAGCTCGAGAGCGAGTTGCGTGTCATCACATGCAAGCATCCGCTGCGTGTCGAAGTGGAGATCTGTTATTTGAACAGAGAAAAATAAAGCGCATTTACTTTTTGGCAACACCAGTTGATGTTTCAACTTATTCATGTGACATGTCTGTTGTGGAGAATTGTTATGCTTTTTATTCTACCGAAGATATGATTCAGCGCGTGGGCGGTTTTTACGATCGAAAGTTTCCACAATCAGATCGGTTACTTAATATTCATGTTAAACGATATGCTCAATCGGGTCGAATTATTGGACTTGGTCATTCTGAATTAAGATCACCATTAATAGGTTTTTGGTTGTTGCTGTTTCCACGGCAACTAGAAGGTGCTGGTGGGATTAAAAGCGAAGATTATTATTGCCATGAAAAGATTAATGCATTGCTTTTTGAAGATTGCATTCCTCCATTTATTCCGCTTGAGTCTTGGGATTGTGTAAATAAAAAACTGATTGATGAGCATCTAAAAAAAAATAGTTCTTTAAAAAAGAAAAACGTACCGGATATTTCTATCCAGTACGTTAATGATTCTGCGCGAATGTCTTTATAGTTTTTTAAGATGCTTTTGGTGTTTTGAATGGGTTTTCGATTTTGATATTTGCTCGAGTGCAATATGTATCAAGCACCCCGTTTACAAATCTATGTGCATCTTTTTCTGCAAAGGCTTTGGTAAGTTCGATTGCTTCATTGATAACGATTTGAGGTGGAGTTTTTGTGTATAAAAGTTCCCAAAAAGCTATTCTTAAAATCAAAGTAGTACAGCAGCCAAGTCGGTCTGCAGACCAGTTTTCTAGTAATGATAAAACAATAGAATCAATTTCTTGTTGATGTTCAAGTACGCCTTTTGCAATAGAAACAGCAAAGCAATCATCACTAAATTCAACATCAAAGCCGGTTCTGAAGTCATCTAAAATGAAACTTAATGGAACGGCATAATCGTTGCGGTCCATTGCATACAAGATGTGAAATGCAAACGAGCGTTGAGCACGTTGTGTTCGTGGCGTAAGTTCTGAATCGGTAATTTCATTTGTTTCAGTAGATTGTTGTTCAATCTCGGGGTCGATGTTTTTGTTAATCATGATCGTTTTGTATTTTCCATAATACGTTCAACATAAATGTTTTCTCGGGTATCAACTTTAAGTAAATCTTCTTCTGTGACAAAAAGAGGAACTAAGATGGTAAGTCCAGTTTCCAATTTTGCTGGTTTTGATCCACCTTGAGCTGTGTCACCCTTTACTCCAGGGACTGTCTCTACAACGCGAAGGTTCATGAATGTTGGGGGTTCTA
This genomic interval carries:
- a CDS encoding nucleoside-diphosphate kinase encodes the protein MVGNRTYAMIKPHAVQSANVGKIIDRIEREGFKVVAMKKVHFSSKFAEIFYAVHAQRSFFQELVADISSGPVVALILEKENAVQAWRDLIGATDPEKAAEGTIRKQFGVNVGKNAVHGSDSDANAALESALVFPDVA
- the nusB gene encoding transcription antitermination factor NusB, with translation MINKNIDPEIEQQSTETNEITDSELTPRTQRAQRSFAFHILYAMDRNDYAVPLSFILDDFRTGFDVEFSDDCFAVSIAKGVLEHQQEIDSIVLSLLENWSADRLGCCTTLILRIAFWELLYTKTPPQIVINEAIELTKAFAEKDAHRFVNGVLDTYCTRANIKIENPFKTPKAS